The Paeniglutamicibacter sulfureus genome includes a region encoding these proteins:
- a CDS encoding PspA/IM30 family protein, with protein sequence MKNSIFSRLFRIGKSNANAALDALEDPQKMLDQQVRDYTNNIAQAETAVAQTIGNLRMLEDDYKIALNDAREWGQKALAASNKAEEFTAAGDSTNAEKFNKLATLAIQRQMASEKQASNAEPNIASQREIVEKLKTGLNTMGTKRQELVAKRDELVARARNAKTQGQMMDAVKALDMNDPTSEINRFESKIRADESRVRGAAELAASSLDAQFASLEDLGEATEVEARLAAMKGESNILEQGTAPAIEETVAPSEIEARLAALKAKNQ encoded by the coding sequence ATGAAGAACTCAATTTTTTCACGACTGTTTCGAATCGGTAAGTCCAACGCCAACGCTGCGCTGGACGCTCTCGAAGATCCGCAGAAGATGCTGGACCAGCAGGTTCGCGACTACACCAACAACATCGCCCAGGCCGAAACCGCCGTCGCACAGACAATCGGCAACCTGCGCATGCTGGAGGACGACTACAAGATCGCCCTGAACGATGCACGCGAGTGGGGCCAGAAGGCATTGGCTGCCTCCAACAAGGCCGAGGAATTCACCGCAGCCGGCGACAGCACCAATGCCGAGAAGTTCAACAAACTAGCGACCCTGGCCATCCAGCGCCAAATGGCCAGCGAGAAGCAGGCAAGCAACGCCGAACCGAACATCGCCTCGCAGCGCGAGATCGTGGAGAAGCTCAAGACCGGGCTGAACACCATGGGCACCAAGCGTCAGGAGTTGGTTGCCAAGCGCGACGAGCTGGTGGCACGCGCCCGCAACGCCAAGACCCAGGGCCAGATGATGGACGCGGTCAAGGCCCTGGACATGAACGACCCGACCTCGGAGATCAACCGGTTCGAATCCAAGATCCGCGCCGATGAGTCGCGCGTGCGCGGCGCGGCGGAACTCGCCGCATCCTCCCTCGATGCACAGTTCGCTTCCCTCGAGGACCTGGGTGAGGCCACCGAGGTCGAGGCCCGCCTGGCGGCGATGAAGGGCGAAAGCAACATCCTGGAGCAGGGAACCGCTCCGGCGATCGAGGAAACCGTGGCCCCCTCGGAAATCGAGGCCCGCCTGGCGGCCCTGAAGGCCAAGAACCAGTAA
- a CDS encoding SDR family NAD(P)-dependent oxidoreductase yields the protein MTENYPAADAAGNDEIFTDAELQAALKVLGQVHRLDAEDERHVAVRRATGKMFKAAKRHRKNEKRSAINAADRAVVERTATGSPQRLDDETLGLDLSTPTEDHTAGEYIKPRGCYICKQRYTTVDAFHHYLCPECAAAGRERRDARTDLTGKRALLTGGRAKIGMHIALRLLRDGAHTTITTRFPRDAARRFAALEDSADWIHRLRIVGIDLRDPSQVISLADRVAAEGPLDILINNAAQTVRRTSNSYLHLVESENQPLPAELEFAAGGPEVWGEANPPSEHPRALASAFRLEDSALLVPATPTTYDAQAVAELAMTAGSASLERIAAGTAIDAGGLVPDVVTENSWTQILGDVDALEMLEVQLCNVTAPFLLASRLRPALAASDAHRKYIVNVSAMEGQFSRRYKGAGHPHTNMAKASLNMLTRTSAEELLQTDGILMTAVDTGWITDERPHDSKVRMVAEGWHAPLDLIDGAARVYQPIVDGERGIDLYGCFLKDYEPSPW from the coding sequence ATGACTGAGAATTATCCTGCGGCCGATGCGGCCGGCAACGACGAGATTTTTACCGACGCCGAACTCCAGGCCGCCCTCAAGGTGCTGGGCCAGGTGCACCGCCTGGACGCCGAAGACGAGCGCCACGTTGCCGTGCGCCGGGCCACGGGAAAGATGTTCAAGGCCGCCAAGCGGCACCGCAAGAACGAGAAGCGCTCTGCCATCAACGCCGCCGACCGCGCCGTCGTTGAACGCACCGCCACGGGCTCCCCGCAGCGCCTGGATGACGAAACACTGGGTCTGGATCTGAGCACGCCGACCGAGGACCACACCGCCGGGGAGTACATCAAGCCGCGCGGCTGCTACATCTGCAAGCAGCGCTACACCACGGTCGATGCCTTCCACCACTACCTGTGCCCGGAGTGCGCCGCCGCCGGACGCGAACGCCGCGACGCCCGCACCGACTTGACCGGCAAGCGCGCGCTGCTCACCGGCGGGCGCGCCAAGATCGGCATGCACATCGCCCTGCGTCTGTTGCGTGACGGCGCCCACACCACCATCACCACGCGCTTCCCGCGCGATGCCGCCCGCCGCTTCGCCGCGCTGGAGGACTCCGCGGACTGGATCCACCGCCTGCGCATCGTCGGCATCGACCTGCGCGACCCCTCCCAGGTGATCTCGCTGGCCGACCGCGTCGCCGCCGAGGGCCCGCTGGACATCCTGATCAACAATGCCGCGCAGACCGTGCGCCGCACTTCGAACTCCTACCTGCACCTGGTCGAGTCCGAGAACCAGCCACTGCCGGCCGAACTCGAGTTCGCCGCCGGCGGCCCCGAGGTATGGGGCGAGGCCAATCCCCCGTCCGAGCACCCGCGCGCGCTGGCCAGCGCCTTTAGGCTGGAGGACTCGGCGCTGTTGGTCCCCGCCACCCCCACCACCTACGACGCGCAGGCGGTTGCCGAGCTCGCGATGACCGCCGGATCCGCCTCGCTGGAACGCATTGCCGCGGGCACCGCGATCGACGCCGGCGGGCTGGTGCCCGATGTGGTCACGGAGAACTCCTGGACGCAGATCCTGGGCGATGTCGACGCGCTGGAAATGCTCGAGGTGCAGCTGTGCAACGTCACCGCACCCTTCCTGCTGGCCTCGCGCCTGCGCCCGGCCCTGGCGGCGAGCGACGCGCACCGGAAGTACATCGTGAACGTCTCGGCCATGGAGGGGCAGTTCTCCCGCCGCTACAAGGGCGCCGGGCATCCGCACACCAACATGGCCAAGGCCTCGCTGAACATGCTCACGCGCACCAGCGCCGAGGAATTGCTGCAGACCGACGGGATCCTGATGACCGCGGTGGACACCGGCTGGATCACCGACGAGCGCCCGCACGATTCCAAGGTCCGCATGGTCGCCGAGGGCTGGCACGCGCCGCTGGATTTGATCGACGGCGCGGCCCGGGTGTACCAGCCGATCGTCGACGGGGAACGCGGCATCGACCTCTACGGCTGCTTCCTGAAGGACTACGAACCCTCCCCCTGGTAG
- a CDS encoding PEP/pyruvate-binding domain-containing protein: MLEGHSEAARHRRETPEVGDLKDFGAGDLAAAGGKGANLGELLRIGLPVPAGFIISTAGFASMLDDTGLRSGISALLDGGAAGHDIRTAVGAVAVPAPLAGKIIAAYRRLGSGPVAVRSSATAEDLPGAAFAGQQDTFLNVTGEAALLKAVVACWASLWTDRAIAYRARRGIDERGLGMAVVVQEMVPAEVAGVMFSADPVTGRRDRTVLDAAAGLGESVVSGLVTPEHYVLDASGRLRDWSPGGAETVVEAASGGGTRQRPGTVSVGRILGKARLAELARISRRATEHFGTPQDMEWAVSGDKVLVLQSRPMTALPPEPVVLNPLQRRVGPFFIEMFQERPYPLDVSGWLRFGIVGMLQSMAGSLGVRFPSVSQMLPEEDGVVSRLVVPSPRPTLRTLAAPFSVVRRARRFDPANWRADARFASFLADIDELNSRDLGQLDWAAVVAFARRALRATELVTQLRVSYLPGAFLPQLGLRAMLLILGKHRLASALIAGAPTQTSRGNEVLEHLAGLVRNDVDLARAFAGLSPRELLEQLAVESEFAAFGKEFDDFLAEYGHRETVSLVLSSSPTWIDAPAVVLGLVKMLLVEPPATTNQTGEALESLLHHRALRGRRLRTWALGSVEAARRGMGFREDSHFYLTMALPPLRRALLELGARLRSAGVLDEAHEVFHLRFEELASIDGGGSLAPGEAARWHGIVRARSAKREELAGVPLLDLDAAFAPRAPEGNALLRGTPASRGTATGIVRVIRGPEGFGELRAGEILVCPYTNPSWTPLFQRAAAVVVDTGGLGSHTAIVAREYGIPAVMGTRTGTNVLADGDRVTVDGGTGRITAVGEGP; the protein is encoded by the coding sequence ATGCTCGAAGGACACAGTGAAGCGGCGCGCCACCGCCGGGAAACGCCGGAGGTGGGCGACCTGAAGGATTTCGGGGCCGGGGATCTTGCCGCGGCCGGGGGGAAGGGCGCGAACCTGGGGGAACTGCTGCGGATCGGGCTGCCGGTCCCGGCGGGTTTCATCATCAGCACCGCAGGGTTTGCGTCGATGCTCGACGACACCGGGCTGCGGTCCGGGATCTCGGCACTGCTCGATGGCGGGGCCGCGGGACACGACATCCGGACGGCGGTTGGCGCCGTCGCGGTTCCGGCCCCGCTTGCCGGGAAGATCATTGCCGCCTACCGCCGGTTGGGCTCCGGTCCCGTGGCCGTGCGCTCCAGCGCCACGGCCGAAGACCTGCCCGGTGCCGCCTTCGCCGGCCAGCAGGACACCTTTCTGAACGTGACGGGGGAGGCTGCGCTCCTCAAGGCGGTGGTGGCGTGCTGGGCCTCGCTCTGGACGGATCGGGCCATTGCGTACCGGGCGCGCCGGGGCATCGACGAGCGGGGTCTGGGGATGGCCGTCGTCGTCCAGGAGATGGTGCCAGCCGAGGTCGCCGGTGTCATGTTCAGCGCCGACCCGGTAACCGGCCGGCGGGACAGGACCGTCCTGGACGCGGCGGCGGGCCTGGGGGAGTCGGTCGTCTCGGGCCTTGTCACGCCCGAGCACTACGTCCTCGATGCCTCCGGACGGTTGCGGGACTGGAGCCCGGGAGGGGCGGAAACCGTCGTTGAGGCCGCATCCGGCGGCGGAACCAGGCAGCGACCGGGCACGGTGTCCGTCGGCCGGATCCTGGGCAAGGCGCGGCTGGCCGAGCTGGCGCGCATCTCCCGCCGGGCGACCGAGCACTTCGGGACACCGCAGGACATGGAATGGGCGGTGTCCGGGGACAAGGTGCTGGTGCTGCAGTCGCGGCCGATGACCGCACTGCCTCCCGAACCGGTGGTGCTGAACCCCCTGCAGCGGCGGGTGGGACCGTTCTTCATCGAGATGTTCCAGGAACGTCCCTATCCGCTGGATGTCTCCGGATGGCTGCGCTTCGGGATCGTGGGGATGCTGCAATCCATGGCCGGAAGCCTCGGGGTCCGCTTCCCCTCCGTGAGCCAAATGCTCCCGGAGGAGGACGGGGTGGTCAGCCGGCTGGTGGTGCCCTCCCCGCGGCCGACGCTGCGGACGCTGGCGGCGCCGTTCTCGGTGGTCCGGCGGGCGCGCCGCTTCGATCCGGCAAATTGGCGGGCGGACGCGCGGTTCGCCTCCTTCCTGGCGGACATCGACGAGCTCAATTCCCGGGACCTGGGGCAACTGGACTGGGCGGCCGTGGTGGCCTTTGCCCGCCGCGCCCTGCGGGCCACCGAGCTGGTCACCCAGCTGCGGGTGTCCTACCTGCCGGGCGCGTTCCTGCCCCAGCTCGGGCTCCGGGCGATGTTGTTGATCCTGGGCAAGCACCGGCTGGCCTCGGCCTTGATCGCCGGTGCCCCTACCCAGACCTCCCGGGGCAACGAGGTGCTGGAGCACCTGGCCGGCCTGGTCCGGAACGACGTGGACCTGGCCCGGGCCTTTGCCGGGCTTTCGCCCCGGGAGCTGCTGGAGCAGTTGGCGGTCGAGTCGGAGTTTGCCGCCTTCGGCAAGGAGTTCGACGACTTCCTCGCCGAGTACGGCCACCGGGAAACCGTCAGCCTGGTGCTCAGCAGCTCCCCGACCTGGATTGATGCCCCCGCCGTTGTGCTCGGGCTGGTGAAGATGCTTCTGGTCGAGCCTCCCGCGACAACCAACCAAACCGGCGAGGCACTCGAGTCCCTGCTGCACCACCGGGCCCTGCGCGGCCGCCGGTTGCGCACGTGGGCGCTGGGATCCGTGGAAGCCGCCCGGCGGGGGATGGGGTTCCGGGAAGACAGCCACTTTTACCTGACCATGGCACTGCCGCCACTGCGCCGGGCGCTGCTGGAGCTGGGAGCGCGGCTGCGCTCCGCCGGCGTCCTGGACGAGGCCCACGAGGTGTTCCACCTGCGCTTCGAGGAGCTCGCGTCCATTGACGGCGGCGGCTCCCTGGCACCCGGGGAGGCGGCACGTTGGCACGGCATCGTGCGCGCGCGGTCGGCCAAACGGGAAGAACTTGCCGGTGTCCCGCTGTTGGATCTGGATGCGGCGTTCGCCCCGCGCGCCCCGGAGGGCAACGCATTGCTTAGGGGCACCCCGGCAAGCCGGGGCACCGCCACCGGAATCGTGCGCGTCATCCGGGGGCCGGAAGGCTTCGGTGAACTGCGGGCCGGGGAGATTCTGGTTTGCCCGTACACGAACCCCTCATGGACGCCGCTTTTCCAGCGGGCGGCGGCCGTGGTTGTCGATACCGGTGGCCTGGGTTCTCACACGGCCATCGTGGCCCGCGAATACGGCATCCCCGCCGTGATGGGAACCCGCACCGGCACCAATGTGCTGGCCGACGGGGACCGCGTCACCGTCGACGGGGGCACCGGACGGATCACCGCGGTCGGCGAGGGCCCCTGA